Proteins from a single region of Diaphorobacter limosus:
- a CDS encoding excalibur calcium-binding domain-containing protein: protein MFRILLIALLAFGAWKGYEKYQSQRTAQQFQGISQEIDISSGSSRRNRSIDVTPKFQCDGRTHCSQMTSCEEATFFLKNCPGTKMDGNNDGVPCEQQWCK, encoded by the coding sequence GTGTTTCGCATCCTTCTCATTGCCCTACTCGCCTTTGGCGCCTGGAAGGGTTATGAAAAATATCAATCTCAACGTACGGCACAACAATTTCAAGGAATATCTCAAGAAATTGATATTTCAAGTGGTTCTTCTAGACGCAACCGAAGTATTGATGTCACTCCAAAATTTCAGTGCGACGGACGAACCCATTGCTCTCAGATGACTTCGTGCGAAGAAGCCACCTTCTTTCTTAAAAACTGCCCTGGCACGAAAATGGATGGAAACAATGATGGCGTTCCATGCGAGCAGCAGTGGTGCAAATAA